Below is a window of Candidatus Latescibacter sp. DNA.
CTCATCAAAAGCTTCCGCCTCGAAGCCATATCTACCGCCTATCTCCTCGTAGAGTCGGGAAAAACCACCTCGGTTGAGTTCATGTCCAATACCAAGCCGCTTCCTCCCGATAAACCGGAGATTGCACTCGCCCACGCCATGGCTGCTGAAATCTTCGGCATGAAACTCATCTATCTTGAAGCGGGAAGCGGCGCCGTTCGTCCGGTTCCCGACGAGATGATCAGGGTCGTTTCATCAGGGGTCAATATTCCGGTGATGGTGGGAGGCGGAATCAGAACCCCGGAGACAGTGGCGGCCAAAGTGGCTTCCGGGGCTTCGTTCGTGGTGATCGGCAACCATCTTGAACACAGCATGGAAATGGGAAGCCTTAAAGCTCTGGTGAATGCGGCTCACAGGAAATAGATGCCGAAACGGTTGCTAAATGATGCGCTGCGCTTGCATCGTTCCCGCGAAGCGGCAACAAGTTCGGCATGACACGTGTCATCCTGAACTCGTTTCAGGATCTAATTGCGCAACAACATCATTGTATACGGTTATGTCGTTAAGTAAGCTAAGGTGATCATCCGAAAGGTTAATCCCCCCTACCCCCCTTGTTAATCTCTTATGAGTTAAATTCTGTGTTTGAAGCACAGAATTTGGAGATTTAAGAAGGCAATAGATTGAACGACAACATATTATGTTGTATCATAAATATCACCAAATATTTTGGTTCTGGCTCCGCCAGGTTGGGGGGGACATATTTGCAGGGGCATATTTAATCCCCTTTATCTGAAAATAAAACAGTAAAAAAGCACAAAAGTATACAATGCCAGTTATTCACAAGAAGATGAATTGGCCAATAACAAACAAATAATGATTGATTTACTTCATGAATAATCCTTTGGATAAGAGGTGGAAGCTATTTTTTGATGTATGACATAGTATGTGTCAGCAAGGGTAAGAAGTTTTATCTCCGTGGTCACCAGAAGGCGCCGACAATTTGTTGTGCCAAGCTGACGGGTCATGTTAATAAACGCGCTCAAGGCTTCAGTTGGGGAACGACCTTTTTTTCTATGTCACACTTCAAATTGAGTAAATCACAATGGTCATTATACGGTAATAGGAACCAAATTGAATCCGAGAGATTCGGCTTGTTTTTGTAATCGATGAAGTTTTGATATTTTTGTTTTTTTATCCAAGTAGTCCATTCCCAATTCTTTGTAGCGGACGCCATCTTTAATAATATGAAAGATAGCGTTCATAATTCGGTGAGCTATTGCGACAATCGCTTTTTTATATCCTCGTCTTGCATTGAGACGGTGGAATTTCTCTTTATAATACGTGTTTTTTGTTCGAGAGGCGGACTGTGCAACTTCCGTCATGATTGGTTTCAAATGATTTTTCCAGGTGTGATTTTTGCTACTTTTCCGTTTATTGGCGCTTTCATTGTTGCCGGGACAGAGACCACACCATGAAGCAAGCGCCGCTTCGCTTGGAAATGCATCAAGGGTAGTTCCTATTTCGGCGATGATGTCTCGAGCGGATATGTCTGCGATTCCCGGTACTTCTTTTAAACG
It encodes the following:
- a CDS encoding geranylgeranylglyceryl/heptaprenylglyceryl phosphate synthase, which translates into the protein MPFDKTLSVYQYLMDIRKKHGAGFLVLIDPDRSAPLVVTEQAKQCRDAGVDAILIGASIMMDGGFEEAVESVKSAVDIPVIIFPGEKSQVTSKADAILFLSLLSGRNPEFIIGEQVRSAPLIKSFRLEAISTAYLLVESGKTTSVEFMSNTKPLPPDKPEIALAHAMAAEIFGMKLIYLEAGSGAVRPVPDEMIRVVSSGVNIPVMVGGGIRTPETVAAKVASGASFVVIGNHLEHSMEMGSLKALVNAAHRK
- a CDS encoding transposase, whose protein sequence is MLQMLLSTISSLEDTIASLDQRIDSLMAKHKELLERLKEVPGIADISARDIIAEIGTTLDAFPSEAALASWCGLCPGNNESANKRKSSKNHTWKNHLKPIMTEVAQSASRTKNTYYKEKFHRLNARRGYKKAIVAIAHRIMNAIFHIIKDGVRYKELGMDYLDKKTKISKLHRLQKQAESLGFNLVPITV